The following DNA comes from Henckelia pumila isolate YLH828 unplaced genomic scaffold, ASM3356847v2 CTG_461:::fragment_3, whole genome shotgun sequence.
aagttcaccgtatcactacacaagttctataagccttaactaaactaataagtactcctaaaacttaaatagattcccggaccataccttcattcgtagtaagccctttgaaatcgctagtcccggatgactataaccacgccttggttattccagaacctctattataaccgataggaccctcaagtgtatgtctcacactatataactgaagaaaaaaactcgggaattcgtatcaaattatgactccaaagagccctatttatagccaaaaatccgtcggagttcggagcctccaaactgggttcggaccctccgaacctgcATGTACGACACTTGTCGAAAATCGCGGATTAGTCATCTAACATTGTTGTCTGAGagagtttggagcctccgaactaggttcggagcctccaatcctGACTAGGTTCGGAGCCTCGTAAGAgctgggttcggatggtccgaacttggtATCTGAGTTCGGATGCTTcgaactcatttcggtgcctccgaactgtcTGAGACCCCCGGGGCCCTTcataccattttcggacgttccggagctgatttttcaccaaataagaactccttaatcatgttttgccatttttaaaattatatgtcatatcATAGCATGTAAAGTGGAACTTGGATACTACTTTATATGTAGTGATCCATCTGGTAATTCTCAAGTTCGATTAAGTCCtgtaattggttaattactaatccttaatcatgtttaacatattattatcttaaaatgggttttGGATTACTACAGTATGAATAGGTGTAATTTCATTGAACTCAATCTTATGGAGAAAAGTAATAGAATACAAATCTTTACCGTTGAtcacaaatatttcaaatttacatatataagataaatatctataataacaatatttatttttatttatttataaatatacgTAATTttctatttgtttttttttcttctgattttaaaatatatttatttataaatatacgTAATTttctatttgttttttttttcttctgatattaaaatataatttaatatatatttatatataataaataaaaattacaaacCCTAGTAGTAGTAGACGGCTTCCGCCGCTGAATGGCTTGTCTAATTATTAATCGCTATATAAAGGCAACAATATCGGCCACAGACTCCAATCTCTGCCCTTTGCTTTAGTTAAAACCCTTTGCTTGCTGCTGCTAGGGTTTCTACACCTTCTCCAAAACCTCTCCCGCCACCATCAGAAACTCGTCTTTCTGAGTCTTACGATGGCCAAAACTAATAAGAAGTCTGCCGCTAAGGTTAAATATGCTTTGTCAgcctgttgtttttgttgttttttttggtCCATTCGAAGATTGGATTAATCTGTTCTTTTTTAGGTCGAGGCGGCCGTTGTTCCCACCAAACCCTTGAAGAAAGGTTCGATTTTTTCCTACGTTTATTTTATGGGTGGGGCTGGGAGGGTTTCGGTTTCTTGTTACTGTTGGTGAGTTGAGCGGCGTTTTGTGGGAGTTAAAGTTGTTAGCTTATTTGGGTTTCCATATTTTTATGTGTTAGCAACAGGAAAGAGAGAATCTGAAGAGGTTGTGGATAAAAAGAACGCTAAGAAGCAGAAGAAGGATCTGGTTGAGGAAAAGAAGATTGAAATCAAGACTAAGACCAAGATTGTCAAAAAGAAGGACGTGACATCATCTGATGAAGAAACTTCTTCCGAGTCTGAGAAGGAACTAAAGGTTTCATTGCTAGATTTTTTGGGTTACAATTTATACGGTTTAGTGctttactttttatttttaattttgtgcGTTGCCAAGTCGTAAGATGCCTATCCACTTTTTCACTCTGAAGATTTGCGCATGTTCTGTTTCAGTTGCTAGTTATCTCTGCGTGTTTTGCCAGAATAAGGATATGTGTGTTTTACCACTTGTGTTTGTTGATTTGTGTTCGCAACTGTTGCTAGGTAAAGGCATCTACCAAGAATGGTGCCTTGAAACCAGACTCGGGATCTGAAGATAGTAGTGGTTTGGAGGAAGATGTCAGTGCACCTAAGAAGAAGACACCTGCAGCAAAAAATGGTCATCCGGCTGTTGCGAAGAAAAAAGACGAATCAAGCGATGAATCTGATTCTGACGATGAAACTAGTTCAGACGAGGATGTTGCTGCGGCCAAGAAAGCCCCCGCCGCTCTAGCCAAAACTGTCCCTGTATCAGCTACTAAGAAGAAAGACGAATCAATTGATGAATCTGATTCTGAAGATGAAACTAGTTCAGACGAGGATGTTGCTCCGCCCAAGAAAGCCCCTGAAGCTCTAGCCAAAACTGTCCCTATGTCAGCTACCAAGAAGAAAGAGGAATCCAGTGATGATTCTGACTCCGAAGATGAAACTAGTTCTGATGAGGATGTTGCTGCTGCTAAGAAAGCTCCCACCAAAACCGCCCCTGCAGCTGCTGCAAAGAAGGATGAGTCAAATGATGCTTCTGATTCTGAAGACGAAACAAGTTCCGATGAAGAAGCTCCAGCTGCTAAGAAAACTCCTGTGGCTCTCGCTAAGAAAAGTAATGTAGCTGCCGTCAAGGTTAAAGATGAATCAAGCAGTGACGATGAAAGTTCTGATGACGATGTTATCACAACGAAAAATGTGACGCCTGCTGTGAAGAAGAAGGTTGAATCCAGTGAAGATTCAGAGTCAGATGATGATAGCAGCAGCTCTGAAGATGAGGTGAGTGAAGTTCTGACTTCTATGCTTTTTTAGTTGGAAGAAGATTGTATTTGGTTACTGAATTTGTTTTAAACAACCCTGATAACTGTGACTGGATTTTTTTTAAGATCCTTTTCTTTTCTGtcctttttatttttgagttgGTTTTGGGGTGTTGTGGGATcggaaaagaaaaacaaaaaattgcAAAAATGTGATATTTTAGAAGGCAGTCATAATTTTAGATTACTGATATGATTATTTTATACTACCCTACCCGGCAGCCCCCTAAAAAAGCTCTTCCTTTGAAGAGAACCACCACAGAAGCAAGCAAGGTAAATTTTATCTCTTTAGGTCTCTGTACTGTGCCATTTGTTTAGGGCTTCTTTGAGGAAACTGGTGATTACGTGAACACTCTTTTACAGGCAAAGAAAAATTCTAGCTCTGAAGATGACAGTTCAGATGAGGAAAGTGATGATGAAGAGCCTCAAAAGAAAAAGATCAAAGTTCCAGTATGTAAAAGTGATTGtgtgatataaatttttttctgaTGCACTGTAATTGATTTAGTTCTTGTATATGATTGCCTTCTCTTTTACTTAATACATTTTTTCCATTGCAGGATACTGATGTAAAAATGGCTGATGCTGTGCCTGCAAAGGCAAATGCTGTGAAAGGAGGTTCGCAAATTGAAAAAACTGTAAGCTTAATCTGTCTTGACTttaatttgatatatttagATTTTGAACACACTTAAAAGTGATTATTTGTCCCAGTAACTAGTGATTTTAGGCTGTTCCTTTTCTCAAGGGAACATAATGTTTCAAGTCTTTGCATGATCTAGTATGCGGGAATAGTTTAAGGAAATGCAATCCAAACCTTTTGAACCATGGCATTTTTTGTTGGTTGGGGGTAGGGGGGTATCTCCAgacagttattgcattaataatATTTGGGTGGACAATGAAATATTCTCTTCTTGTTGGAAAGTGATTTggatcatgcatgtattttaataTAGTTCTATCTGCACTTTTTTGCAGCCCAAGACACCTATTACTCCAAAAGAGCAAACAAGAGGAGGATCTAAAACCCTGTTTGTTGGGAATCTGTCTTTCTCTGTTGAGCAAGCTGACGTGTTAAGTATAGATGCAGTAAATTGTTTTCTTGGTGACCAATGTATTTTCACTGACGCGTCATTTTAATGTTTCAGTGAGGATTTTTTCAAAGATGCTGGGGAAGTTATTGAGGTTCGGTTTGCCATGAACCCTGAAAATAATTCATTCAGGGGCTTTGGTCATGTTGAGTTTGCCACACCAGCAGAAGCAGAAAAGGTAATTATTGATGGATTAATTTATCTTGGCTTCCCATTACTGAAATTCATAAACTCGTGTagttttgattatattatatcatataAAATGAATCAATatattaaagcccattagcagCTCGCTAGTTATTTAACTGAAACATTAGGTTTAAAATTTTGCTTGGTAATATATTTGAATTTGGCTCTATTTTGATTGTTTCAGTTACAAATCGAATGATGTCTACCTGCTTAAAACCTGTGAGTTAGGTTGATTTTTTGCATGGGTTGCGGACCTGTTGCAATTAAAAggagattttttttattcttaagCATTATTGTTGCAGTTGGTATAAGCTATTTTATATTGTACTCATAACAAAAGTTGAAAGATTAGTTATTTCAAATACCAAGCAACGACCTGTATAATCACTAATATCGTTGATAAGTAAAACATGGCAAAGTTGACAAGGACCCGATATTGTCAACTAGGGGTTTGGTCCTGTTTGAGAATACACAGTTCTGAAGTTGGTGATTTACTGTTAACTTTTGCTAATCGAATATTTTGTGGAAAATTTTGCCAGGCTCTTCGCGAGAAGAATGGTAAGGACTTGCTTGGTCGACCCGTTAAACTTGACCTTGCAAAGGAAAGGGGGTCGTTCACTCCGCAGAGCGGGTAGGTTGAATGATTATTTACAGCCTTCATTCTTACTTTTGCTATACTAAATTGGTACTAACatgataattttattttaaattggtTTAGTGAAAGGGATGCTAATTCCTTCCAGAAAGGTAGCCGAGCTCAAGGCCAAACAGTTTTTGTTCGTGGATTCAATAAAGACCAAGATGAAGACCAGGCATGTGCTTTCACATTCCACTTCTGTTACCCATTTTTATTATCTCTGCTGCTTCACAGCCCATAATTTGTCTCACTAACATCATTAAATTTCAGATTAGGAGCTCTTTGGAAGAGCATTTCGGCTCATGCGGTGAAATTTCTCGAGTGTCTATTCCTAAAGATCAAGAGGGTGGTTTTAAGGGGTCGGTTGCTCTTCTACTTTTCTTTCCTCGGTTTTCAGGGGTTCAAGAACAGtacaattttaatattttcgtGAATGCTATTTGTGCTGTTGAAAATTGGCCATACGTTCCTCCATGATGTTAGAAACGATTTTTTTAATCACCTACCCAGCATTTTTTTTGATAAATCTTATGAGTCCCTTGATATATTTAAATGGCTTATTCATCTTACTTCTTCCTGTTCACAGGATGGCTTATATCGATTTTACCGAGGGTAATGGCTTCAACAAAGCTTTAGAAATGAATGGTTCTGAAATTGGAGAGTACAGTTTGACGGTGCAGGAGGCGAAGCCTAGAGGTGATGCCGCTGGCGTGCCCAGAAGTTCTGGGGGCCGGTTCAGTAATCCTCGGGGCCGGTTCAACAGTCCTCGGGGCCGGTTCAATAGTCGAGATGGTCCTCGGGGCCGCTTTGGCGATGGTAGAGGTAACAGAGGACGTTCAAATTTCAACAAGCCAACCTTGGCTGCACAGGGAACTGGTTTGTGCAAATAATCTTATGCTTACACGCCATGTTTATTCTTTAGAATGAATATTGTGATAGACAGAGATAGTATTCATATAATGTTTCAACTTATAATGCTAATATTTTGTTTGCAGGGAAGAAAACTACCTTCAATGATGACGAGTAGAAAGAAAgcagttttgatttttggcatgGGGagcttgttttttgtttttaaattaaattatgtttgatggttattttatattaatataaaatctgCATCCATACTGTTTTAAATAGCAGTTGAATGGCAGACTAGTTGGATTTTTATTATAACATATGAGTAAGTATATTTGTGTTAATGAGAAGACCCCTGAGATATTAATGGCTGCCTGCCTTTTTCGACCTTctccgatttttttttttcatgcattTTTTGATCTTTTTTTGTTGTCATTTTCCTAGGTTCTTTTGCTCTTACgcttaataaataaatatatatatatatataaatttttgaaaattgcaatgCATATGTTTTTAACACTAGCAATCAAGTACGGAATTGAGAAAGGATAGTCATCGGTTACacctttttgaaagaaaaagaaGGGATTTACAGGAAGAACCGCGTTCTCTCATTGAATCATCAGGTTTGAGACTTCTCTTTAATCAAAGACCCCTTGGCTTCTCTTAACACCAACCGCACCTACTTTCTTTCGTACCCAAGCCCCGGGGCAATAAAGACAGTTTTTGGCAAGTTGTTTCTCGATCAGATATTGGTCACAAAAAGTACAATTTGAACTTGTCACCAGCCTCATCTGGCTTTTCTAGCTTCACAGCTGATCCCTCACCAGATGCTTAGTCAGAGCCATTCTCGCCTAACCTGAGATAGGTAGAGAAGGAAGGCACGAAGAGTTTCCATGATGTGTCGATGTTTTCGAGGGCAAAGCAATCTTGGATCTTATGCCCCAAAACCCACATGGCAAGAAAACTCAGAATCCGGAATCCTGAGCTAATAAGGTCCGGACCACCAATTCAATCATCCGATGCCAAGTGCGATTCCGAAAAGAGCGATTCCTTTTTCACCACCGGGAACTGGGATCGCTCGCCAGCTAGGTCAGATTGGAGCAAGAATGGTCGAGAACATATTACCCAATATAGGGGACAAGGGGCGGAACGACCTCTCGATCTACTTACTGCTGCCCAGGAATCAAAATGTCGTCTAGGCGTAATTGAACAGATCGAGCAAGCTCGAATTGACGTAACATGAAACCTATTAGTCCGAAAGCGCCATGCGAAAGTAGAAGTGAAAGACCAGATCAGTAGACAGTTCTCCAGCGCTTGTGAGACTCAATGCTGGGACTAAGGCAGTGGACGGCTTAGGGTTGGACCTTTCGAGTTGCATATATTAGATTCAATCGCGTTTTAGGGATCTCACGGGACTTTACCAAACGATGTCGATAGAAGAAactttattataatataataaggATACGAGGCGATTTGCCTTTTCTTTAACTCTAAAAGTGAATGAGAAATACCACCAAAGCCCAATACTCGCACCATAGTTGGCCTTTTCCTGCCTCGAAGAGGAGGGAGAACCCTATGCCAATGCAAGACCTGGATTTTATTCCTGAAATCACTCGATCTCTTGGATGGGAAAGAGCCTGCCCCTAGACATTGAGCACCTCATCAGGGTGCAAATCCAAATCCTGTCTATAATACGAACCCGCGTAACAATCGAAATAATCAAGAGCGAAGGCAGGTCCAAAACGATCCAATTCCCTATGACCTATAGTGAACTCCTGCCACAGTTAATTCAAAACCATCAAATAGCTCCTGTGCTGCTAGAACCGTTCCATATTCAAAAGTGGTATGATCCGAATGCTAGATGTGATTACCATGCTGGGGCAATAGGGCATTCTGTTGCAGTTTATATTCaaagtattatttttcatgAAAATTATATGGAGCTAATCGACTTATTTCAAAGATAATCATGATACAACACGTGCACTCTTTAGGTAAAAACTTAGGGATGTCCATGGGTCGGGTTCGGATAAAATTTATGCGTTTGTCCCCTCTTTATTTATTGTATTCACTCCATATTCTTCCTCATCTCCCCTCTCTATTTATTGTATTCGCTCGATACTCATCCTCATCTCCGTCGAATCTTCACTTTCATccctatttttatatttatcggATGATCGAATATCTATActctatcaaaatattttattactacctataattgtatttttttttcaaattggaAT
Coding sequences within:
- the LOC140871326 gene encoding uncharacterized protein isoform X1, which encodes MAKTNKKSAAKVEAAVVPTKPLKKATGKRESEEVVDKKNAKKQKKDLVEEKKIEIKTKTKIVKKKDVTSSDEETSSESEKELKVKASTKNGALKPDSGSEDSSGLEEDVSAPKKKTPAAKNGHPAVAKKKDESSDESDSDDETSSDEDVAAAKKAPAALAKTVPVSATKKKDESIDESDSEDETSSDEDVAPPKKAPEALAKTVPMSATKKKEESSDDSDSEDETSSDEDVAAAKKAPTKTAPAAAAKKDESNDASDSEDETSSDEEAPAAKKTPVALAKKSNVAAVKVKDESSSDDESSDDDVITTKNVTPAVKKKVESSEDSESDDDSSSSEDEPPKKALPLKRTTTEASKAKKNSSSEDDSSDEESDDEEPQKKKIKVPDTDVKMADAVPAKANAVKGGSQIEKTPKTPITPKEQTRGGSKTLFVGNLSFSVEQADVEDFFKDAGEVIEVRFAMNPENNSFRGFGHVEFATPAEAEKALREKNGKDLLGRPVKLDLAKERGSFTPQSGERDANSFQKGSRAQGQTVFVRGFNKDQDEDQIRSSLEEHFGSCGEISRVSIPKDQEGGFKGMAYIDFTEGNGFNKALEMNGSEIGEYSLTVQEAKPRGDAAGVPRSSGGRFSNPRGRFNSPRGRFNSRDGPRGRFGDGRGNRGRSNFNKPTLAAQGTGKKTTFNDDE
- the LOC140871326 gene encoding uncharacterized protein isoform X2, which gives rise to MAKTNKKSAAKVEAAVVPTKPLKKGKRESEEVVDKKNAKKQKKDLVEEKKIEIKTKTKIVKKKDVTSSDEETSSESEKELKVKASTKNGALKPDSGSEDSSGLEEDVSAPKKKTPAAKNGHPAVAKKKDESSDESDSDDETSSDEDVAAAKKAPAALAKTVPVSATKKKDESIDESDSEDETSSDEDVAPPKKAPEALAKTVPMSATKKKEESSDDSDSEDETSSDEDVAAAKKAPTKTAPAAAAKKDESNDASDSEDETSSDEEAPAAKKTPVALAKKSNVAAVKVKDESSSDDESSDDDVITTKNVTPAVKKKVESSEDSESDDDSSSSEDEPPKKALPLKRTTTEASKAKKNSSSEDDSSDEESDDEEPQKKKIKVPDTDVKMADAVPAKANAVKGGSQIEKTPKTPITPKEQTRGGSKTLFVGNLSFSVEQADVEDFFKDAGEVIEVRFAMNPENNSFRGFGHVEFATPAEAEKALREKNGKDLLGRPVKLDLAKERGSFTPQSGERDANSFQKGSRAQGQTVFVRGFNKDQDEDQIRSSLEEHFGSCGEISRVSIPKDQEGGFKGMAYIDFTEGNGFNKALEMNGSEIGEYSLTVQEAKPRGDAAGVPRSSGGRFSNPRGRFNSPRGRFNSRDGPRGRFGDGRGNRGRSNFNKPTLAAQGTGKKTTFNDDE
- the LOC140871326 gene encoding uncharacterized protein isoform X3, with the protein product MAKTNKKSAAKVEAAVVPTKPLKKATGKRESEEVVDKKNAKKQKKDLVEEKKIEIKTKTKIVKKKDVTSSDEETSSESEKELKVKASTKNGALKPDSGSEDSSGLEEDVSAPKKKTPAAKNGHPAVAKKKDESSDESDSDDETSSDEDVAAAKKAPAALAKTVPVSATKKKDESIDESDSEDETSSDEDVAPPKKAPEALAKTVPMSATKKKEESSDDSDSEDETSSDEDVAAAKKAPTKTAPAAAAKKDESNDASDSEDETSSDEEAPAAKKTPVALAKKSNVAAVKVKDESSSDDESSDDDVITTKNVTPAVKKKVESSEDSESDDDSSSSEDEAKKNSSSEDDSSDEESDDEEPQKKKIKVPDTDVKMADAVPAKANAVKGGSQIEKTPKTPITPKEQTRGGSKTLFVGNLSFSVEQADVEDFFKDAGEVIEVRFAMNPENNSFRGFGHVEFATPAEAEKALREKNGKDLLGRPVKLDLAKERGSFTPQSGERDANSFQKGSRAQGQTVFVRGFNKDQDEDQIRSSLEEHFGSCGEISRVSIPKDQEGGFKGMAYIDFTEGNGFNKALEMNGSEIGEYSLTVQEAKPRGDAAGVPRSSGGRFSNPRGRFNSPRGRFNSRDGPRGRFGDGRGNRGRSNFNKPTLAAQGTGKKTTFNDDE